A section of the Serratia liquefaciens ATCC 27592 genome encodes:
- the bhsA gene encoding multiple stress resistance protein BhsA, producing MKNLKMTLAALALASVSFGSFAADLVNSQPADQQKAGVITVSGASDLTALEAGLAAKADAAGAKSFQIVGAGGNNQLHGTALIYK from the coding sequence ATGAAAAACTTAAAAATGACGCTTGCAGCCCTTGCGCTGGCCTCTGTTTCATTCGGCAGCTTCGCCGCCGATCTGGTTAACAGCCAACCGGCAGATCAGCAGAAAGCCGGGGTGATCACCGTCAGCGGGGCTTCAGACCTCACCGCTCTGGAAGCCGGTTTGGCGGCCAAGGCTGACGCAGCCGGGGCAAAATCGTTCCAGATCGTTGGCGCAGGCGGCAACAACCAACTGCACGGCACCGCATTAATTTATAAATAA
- a CDS encoding CsgG/HfaB family protein codes for MKKSLVVCSVALSVSLLAGCATESSRSLEVPKVASYNTSYQGQRSPISVGKFDNRSSYMNGIFSDGVDRLGNQSKTILITHLQQTGRFNVLDRANMDELKTEAGIKGQTQTLKGANYVITGDVTEFGRKEVGDHQLWGILGRGKTQVAYAKVNLNVVNVQTSEVVYSTQGAGEYQLSNREIIGFGGTASYDSTLNGKVLDLAVREAVNNLVAGIESGAWRPAN; via the coding sequence ATGAAAAAATCACTCGTTGTCTGCTCAGTCGCCCTTTCCGTCAGCCTGCTGGCAGGCTGTGCTACTGAATCCTCGCGCTCTCTGGAAGTGCCTAAAGTGGCGTCCTACAACACCAGCTACCAGGGGCAGCGCAGCCCTATCTCCGTCGGCAAGTTCGATAACCGCTCCAGCTATATGAACGGCATCTTCTCCGATGGCGTCGATCGCCTGGGCAACCAGTCAAAAACCATCCTGATCACCCATCTGCAGCAAACCGGCCGCTTCAACGTGCTTGATCGCGCCAATATGGATGAGTTGAAAACCGAAGCCGGCATTAAAGGCCAAACCCAGACGCTGAAAGGCGCCAACTACGTGATCACCGGTGACGTGACCGAATTCGGCCGTAAAGAAGTGGGCGATCATCAGCTGTGGGGCATTCTGGGACGCGGTAAAACGCAGGTGGCCTATGCCAAGGTCAATTTGAATGTGGTCAACGTACAGACCTCAGAAGTGGTTTACTCCACCCAAGGTGCCGGCGAGTACCAACTATCCAACCGTGAAATCATCGGCTTCGGCGGCACCGCCAGCTACGATTCCACCCTCAACGGCAAAGTGTTGGATCTGGCCGTACGCGAAGCGGTCAATAACCTGGTTGCCGGTATCGAAAGTGGCGCATGGCGCCCTGCTAACTAA
- the lsrK gene encoding autoinducer-2 kinase produces MDNYLMALDAGTGSVRAVIFDLAGNQIAQGQAEWRHLAVPGVPGSMEFDLSHNWQLTCQCIRQALQNAGLSGQAIRSVACCSMREGIVLYDRDGVPIWACANVDARASQEVSELKELHNHNFEREVYQYSGQTLALSAMPRLLWLAHHRPDIYRQAATLTMISDWLANMLSGELAVDPSNAGTTGMLDLVNRDWRPALLDMAGLRADMLSPVKETGCVLGHITEQAAQQSGLLRGTPVVMGGGDVQLGSLGLGVVHAGQTAVLGGTFWQQIVNLPEPATDPEMNIRINPHVIPGMAQAESISFFTGLTMRWFRDAFCAEEKLLAERLGVDAYSLLEEMAARVPPGAYSVMPIFSDAMHFKTWYHAAPSFINLSLDPERCNKQTLFRALEENAAIVSACNLEQIASFSGVQARSLVFAGGGSKGKLWSQILSDVTGLTVRVPVVKEATALGCAIAAGVGAGLYESLAQTGEQLVRWEREYQPDMANHELYRQQKETWRQVYADQLTLVDHGLTTSMWKAPGL; encoded by the coding sequence ATGGATAACTATTTGATGGCGCTGGATGCAGGCACCGGCAGCGTTCGCGCGGTAATCTTCGATCTGGCGGGTAACCAGATCGCTCAGGGCCAGGCGGAATGGCGGCATTTGGCCGTGCCGGGCGTGCCCGGTTCCATGGAGTTTGACCTCAGCCACAACTGGCAGCTGACCTGCCAATGTATCCGCCAGGCGTTGCAAAACGCCGGTCTCTCTGGCCAGGCCATCCGTTCCGTGGCCTGCTGCTCCATGCGTGAAGGCATCGTACTCTACGATCGCGACGGCGTGCCGATCTGGGCCTGCGCCAACGTTGATGCCCGTGCCAGCCAGGAAGTCAGCGAACTGAAAGAGCTGCATAACCATAATTTTGAGCGCGAGGTTTACCAGTATTCAGGCCAAACGCTGGCGTTGAGCGCCATGCCGCGCCTGCTGTGGTTGGCGCATCACCGGCCGGACATTTACCGCCAGGCGGCAACGCTGACCATGATCAGCGACTGGCTGGCAAATATGCTCAGCGGTGAATTGGCGGTAGATCCCTCCAACGCCGGTACCACCGGCATGCTCGACTTGGTCAACCGCGACTGGCGTCCGGCGCTGCTCGATATGGCCGGACTGCGTGCCGATATGCTGTCGCCGGTGAAAGAGACCGGCTGTGTGCTGGGGCACATCACCGAACAGGCGGCACAGCAAAGCGGCTTACTGCGCGGCACACCGGTCGTGATGGGCGGCGGCGATGTGCAACTGGGCAGCCTGGGGCTGGGGGTGGTACATGCCGGGCAGACAGCCGTGCTGGGCGGCACCTTCTGGCAACAGATCGTCAATCTGCCGGAACCGGCCACCGATCCGGAGATGAACATTCGCATCAACCCACACGTGATCCCCGGCATGGCACAAGCGGAGTCGATAAGTTTCTTCACCGGGTTGACCATGCGCTGGTTCCGCGACGCCTTCTGTGCCGAAGAGAAGCTGCTGGCGGAACGGCTGGGTGTCGATGCCTACAGCCTGCTGGAAGAGATGGCGGCGCGCGTGCCGCCTGGGGCCTACAGCGTGATGCCGATATTTTCCGACGCCATGCATTTCAAGACCTGGTACCACGCCGCGCCGTCGTTTATTAACCTGTCGCTCGACCCGGAACGCTGCAATAAGCAGACCCTGTTCCGTGCGCTGGAAGAAAATGCCGCCATTGTGTCGGCCTGCAATCTGGAACAAATCGCCAGCTTCTCCGGCGTGCAGGCCCGTTCGCTGGTGTTCGCCGGCGGCGGCTCGAAGGGCAAGCTGTGGAGCCAAATCCTTAGCGACGTTACCGGCCTGACGGTGCGTGTGCCGGTGGTGAAAGAAGCCACCGCGCTGGGTTGCGCAATTGCCGCTGGGGTGGGGGCGGGACTGTATGAATCGTTGGCGCAAACCGGGGAACAGCTGGTGCGTTGGGAGCGAGAATATCAGCCGGATATGGCCAACCATGAGCTGTACCGACAGCAAAAAGAAACCTGGCGTCAGGTGTATGCCGATCAGCTCACCCTGGTCGATCACGGCCTGACCACCTCGATGTGGAAAGCGCCGGGCTTGTAA
- a CDS encoding DUF799 domain-containing protein — MKRALGFFSVAVTLLLSGCAKQAPYDYAAFHESKPKSILVLPPVNQSPDVKASHSVLASTTLPLAEAGYYVLPVAVVEETFQQNGLTNANDIRAVSIQKLHKIFGADAVLYLDVTQYGTSYIVINSETRVTVKARLVDLRNGKQLWAGSATASSNENNNNSSGGLLGMVISAAIAQIADTISDKGFDVGAIANTRLLSANGQNGAILYGPRSPHYASQR; from the coding sequence ATGAAACGTGCATTAGGTTTCTTCAGCGTCGCCGTTACCCTGCTGCTGAGCGGCTGCGCCAAACAAGCACCTTACGATTATGCAGCCTTCCACGAGAGCAAGCCGAAATCCATCCTGGTGCTCCCCCCTGTCAATCAGTCGCCGGATGTCAAAGCCAGCCATAGCGTCCTTGCAAGCACCACGCTGCCGTTGGCGGAAGCCGGTTACTATGTGCTGCCGGTCGCCGTGGTCGAAGAGACTTTTCAGCAAAACGGCCTGACTAACGCCAACGATATCCGTGCGGTCAGTATCCAAAAGCTGCATAAGATCTTCGGTGCCGACGCTGTGTTGTACCTGGATGTCACACAATACGGCACCAGCTATATCGTTATTAACAGCGAAACGCGCGTTACCGTGAAAGCCAGGTTGGTCGATTTGCGTAACGGCAAACAACTTTGGGCCGGCAGCGCTACCGCCTCCAGCAACGAAAATAACAACAACTCCAGCGGCGGTCTGCTGGGTATGGTAATCAGCGCCGCCATCGCGCAAATTGCCGATACCATCAGTGACAAGGGGTTCGATGTTGGTGCCATCGCCAATACCCGCTTGTTGTCAGCAAACGGCCAGAACGGCGCCATTTTGTATGGCCCGCGCTCACCGCATTACGCCAGCCAACGCTAA
- a CDS encoding LysE family translocator: protein MNIYLSMAAFALAASITPGPVNIVALSAGAQFGFNATLRHVSGATLGFTLLLILLGLGLNTLLVLWPVLTQVIQWAGIAFLLFMAYQLAFDDGRLGQGSQPQAPSFWYGALLQWLNPKAWLASVASLGAFVADGDRLLLWQFAVIYFVICYASVACWAYTGAMLTGLLQQARNVRRFNRLMALLLAASACYLLADGI from the coding sequence ATGAATATCTATCTTTCCATGGCAGCATTTGCGCTGGCCGCTTCCATCACCCCCGGTCCGGTCAATATCGTTGCCCTTAGCGCGGGGGCACAATTCGGTTTCAACGCCACTCTGCGCCATGTTTCGGGTGCCACGCTGGGGTTTACTCTGCTGTTGATCCTGCTAGGTCTGGGGCTGAATACGCTGTTGGTGCTGTGGCCGGTGCTGACGCAGGTTATCCAGTGGGCGGGCATCGCGTTTTTGTTGTTTATGGCGTATCAACTGGCGTTTGATGACGGCCGCTTGGGGCAGGGTAGTCAACCACAAGCCCCTTCTTTCTGGTACGGCGCGCTGTTGCAGTGGCTGAACCCCAAGGCCTGGCTGGCATCGGTGGCCAGTCTGGGAGCGTTTGTTGCCGATGGCGATCGCCTGCTGCTGTGGCAGTTCGCGGTAATTTACTTTGTGATCTGTTATGCCTCGGTGGCCTGCTGGGCTTACACCGGCGCGATGTTGACCGGCCTGCTGCAGCAGGCACGCAACGTACGGCGTTTTAATCGCTTGATGGCGCTGCTGTTGGCAGCCAGCGCCTGCTATCTGTTGGCCGACGGCATTTAG
- a CDS encoding TetR/AcrR family transcriptional regulator, whose product MSINEEVCAKKTRGRPKQFDRDRALESALDLFWLHGYESTSMADLVEVTGAKAPTLYAEFGNKEGLFRAAVERYLEKYTTCINQRLEQDLPVAEIVEDYVRSLAQLFTDPEKPSGCLMVCASAALSSSSGDVAEMLRKKHHMQEASLKACFDRKVEQGELLVKTDTALLAKFIICTIEGMSTQAREGASREDLLRLVDALMLVWPRLSQVGNKV is encoded by the coding sequence ATGAGCATCAATGAAGAAGTCTGCGCCAAAAAAACGCGTGGCAGACCGAAGCAGTTTGATCGCGACCGTGCGCTGGAAAGCGCACTCGATCTGTTCTGGCTGCATGGTTATGAATCCACCTCGATGGCCGATCTGGTCGAGGTGACCGGTGCCAAAGCGCCTACGCTGTATGCGGAGTTCGGCAATAAAGAAGGGTTGTTCCGCGCAGCGGTAGAGCGCTACCTGGAAAAATACACCACGTGCATCAACCAACGGCTGGAGCAGGATTTGCCGGTGGCGGAGATCGTCGAGGATTATGTGCGTTCTCTGGCGCAGCTGTTCACCGATCCGGAAAAACCGTCCGGCTGCCTGATGGTTTGTGCGTCCGCGGCGTTATCGTCCTCTTCCGGTGATGTGGCCGAGATGCTGCGCAAAAAGCATCATATGCAGGAGGCCAGCCTGAAGGCTTGCTTCGACCGCAAGGTAGAACAGGGCGAACTGTTGGTGAAAACCGATACCGCGCTGCTGGCCAAATTTATCATTTGTACCATTGAGGGCATGTCGACGCAGGCACGCGAAGGCGCCAGCCGTGAAGATTTGTTGCGTTTGGTTGATGCGTTGATGCTGGTCTGGCCGCGCCTGAGTCAGGTGGGCAATAAGGTCTAA
- a CDS encoding PA4780 family RIO1-like protein kinase has translation MKIPKRLQPLVDDGLIDDVIRRLKSGKEADVFIVRCGEEIRCAKVYKEAEKRNFKQAVNYQEGRKVRNSRDARAMSKGSKFGRQQQEEAWQNTEVDALNLLAKAGVRVPQPDICLDGVLLMELITDEEGLVAPRLSDVTLTPEQARADHALMMNYAVRMLCAGLVHGDLSEFNVLMDKNGPVIIDLPQVVDAAANNHAKSMFERDINNMSQFYGQYAPELLGSKYAKEIWALYQEGNLTPASVLTGKFVESNKRADVGSVLEEIQAASEEHQRQLMARNEED, from the coding sequence ATGAAAATTCCAAAACGACTCCAGCCATTGGTAGATGATGGTTTAATTGACGACGTCATCCGCCGTTTGAAAAGTGGCAAAGAAGCCGACGTCTTTATCGTGCGCTGCGGCGAAGAGATCCGCTGCGCCAAAGTCTACAAAGAAGCAGAAAAACGTAACTTCAAGCAGGCCGTGAACTATCAGGAAGGGCGCAAAGTGCGCAACAGCCGTGATGCGCGCGCCATGAGCAAAGGCTCTAAATTCGGCCGCCAGCAGCAGGAAGAAGCCTGGCAGAACACCGAGGTCGATGCGCTGAACCTGCTCGCCAAAGCGGGCGTTCGCGTGCCGCAGCCGGATATCTGTCTGGATGGCGTATTGCTGATGGAACTGATCACCGACGAAGAAGGCCTGGTAGCGCCGCGCTTGAGCGATGTTACCCTGACGCCGGAACAGGCACGGGCCGATCACGCATTGATGATGAACTACGCGGTACGCATGCTGTGTGCCGGGCTGGTGCATGGCGACCTGTCGGAATTCAACGTGCTGATGGACAAAAACGGGCCGGTGATTATCGATCTGCCGCAGGTGGTGGATGCCGCCGCCAACAACCACGCCAAAAGCATGTTCGAACGTGATATCAACAACATGTCGCAGTTTTACGGTCAGTATGCACCGGAACTGCTCGGCAGCAAATATGCCAAAGAGATTTGGGCGCTGTACCAGGAAGGTAATCTGACCCCGGCGAGCGTGCTTACCGGCAAGTTTGTCGAGAGCAACAAACGCGCCGATGTCGGTTCCGTCCTGGAAGAGATCCAGGCGGCCAGCGAAGAGCACCAACGCCAACTGATGGCCCGCAACGAAGAAGATTAA
- the lsrG gene encoding (4S)-4-hydroxy-5-phosphonooxypentane-2,3-dione isomerase, translating into MHVTLVEINVKQDKIDEFIEVFRANHLGAIEEPGNLRFDVLQDESIPTRFYIYEAYRDEQAVAAHKKTPHYLQCVEKLEALMTGPRKKTSFIGLMPG; encoded by the coding sequence ATGCACGTCACACTGGTAGAAATTAACGTTAAACAGGACAAAATCGACGAGTTTATTGAGGTCTTCCGCGCCAATCATCTGGGGGCGATAGAAGAGCCGGGCAACCTGCGTTTTGACGTATTGCAAGATGAATCCATCCCGACGCGGTTTTATATTTATGAAGCCTATCGGGACGAGCAGGCGGTCGCCGCTCATAAAAAGACGCCGCACTATCTGCAATGCGTGGAGAAACTGGAAGCGCTGATGACCGGCCCACGCAAGAAAACCAGCTTTATCGGCCTGATGCCGGGTTAG
- a CDS encoding AraC family transcriptional regulator encodes MTANAPQFWRDPQLPFVEARAIEDGRKVCYALHSHEIFSIGAITDGTSIYINGSQALQVSTGDVVIINPQQAHACNPIGDQRWSYIMFYIDAAWLGKLQQEIVGGDGCFIPFTQVLSRDPELFGGLNRLYELLIDPLRCHLEKQIALVEYFSDLQTSLGNTPVTPYEHPRLAAAAAFINAHCTQPLTLEAICQAAALSPSYLIRAFKQRYGMTPHAYLVNQRIQFGHRLLKRGYPIAAAASESGFADQAHFQRTFKLLLAATPGQYQNPR; translated from the coding sequence ATGACCGCTAATGCGCCGCAGTTCTGGCGTGATCCGCAGCTCCCCTTCGTGGAGGCCCGCGCCATTGAAGATGGCCGCAAGGTTTGTTACGCCCTGCACAGCCATGAAATCTTTTCCATCGGCGCCATCACCGACGGCACCAGTATTTATATTAACGGCAGCCAAGCGTTGCAGGTGAGCACCGGCGATGTGGTGATCATCAATCCGCAGCAGGCCCACGCCTGTAACCCCATCGGCGACCAGCGCTGGTCATACATCATGTTTTATATTGATGCCGCCTGGCTGGGTAAATTGCAGCAAGAAATCGTCGGCGGCGACGGCTGTTTTATCCCCTTCACTCAGGTGCTCAGCCGTGACCCCGAACTGTTTGGTGGCCTGAACCGGCTGTATGAGCTACTGATCGACCCACTGCGCTGCCATTTGGAAAAACAGATCGCTCTGGTGGAATACTTCAGCGATTTGCAGACCTCTTTGGGGAATACGCCGGTAACCCCCTACGAGCACCCAAGATTGGCGGCGGCGGCAGCCTTTATCAACGCGCATTGCACCCAACCGCTCACGCTGGAAGCCATCTGCCAGGCGGCAGCGCTTTCGCCCTCATACCTGATACGCGCCTTTAAACAGCGTTACGGCATGACGCCGCATGCTTATCTGGTTAACCAACGCATTCAATTCGGTCACCGGTTGCTGAAACGCGGTTATCCGATCGCCGCAGCGGCCAGCGAAAGCGGTTTTGCCGATCAGGCGCACTTTCAGCGCACCTTCAAACTGTTGCTGGCCGCCACCCCCGGCCAGTACCAAAACCCACGCTAA
- a CDS encoding bifunctional helix-turn-helix transcriptional regulator/GNAT family N-acetyltransferase, whose product MNIRDFRALSRNLVRELGMLNKQSNGSRFSPLQIHILIEISTLPLGVTELATRLCIDKASASRAVRSLVAAGMIEAVDYPHDKRHNLNQLTRLGRKTLAAIDTNADGFMQDALAQLDDDELAATTAAMKKMTSALRNARKQRDAALRVRPITQDDDAAMAGIICNVFREYGMDKMEGVSLHDPDLDRLTGVYQDNGGKYWVLEQEGQVVGGVGIAPLAGGDVGYCELQKLFFKPSVRGLGMARYMVVQALKAARAAGYRYCYLETTEQLKEALGLYYALGFTLLTERRGNTGHHGCNIYLLKNLQSD is encoded by the coding sequence GTGAACATCAGAGATTTCAGGGCATTGTCGCGCAACCTGGTCAGAGAACTGGGCATGCTGAATAAACAGAGTAACGGCAGCCGTTTTTCACCATTACAGATCCATATTCTGATTGAGATCAGCACGCTACCCCTGGGCGTGACCGAACTGGCCACCCGGTTGTGTATCGATAAGGCCAGTGCCAGCCGGGCGGTGCGTAGCCTGGTTGCCGCAGGCATGATTGAAGCGGTGGATTATCCGCACGATAAACGCCACAACCTGAATCAACTGACCCGTTTGGGCCGTAAAACGCTGGCGGCGATAGACACCAATGCCGATGGTTTTATGCAGGATGCATTGGCGCAGTTGGACGATGATGAGTTGGCTGCCACTACGGCCGCGATGAAAAAGATGACCTCGGCATTACGTAACGCACGTAAGCAGCGTGACGCCGCTTTGCGGGTTCGTCCGATAACCCAGGATGATGATGCCGCGATGGCGGGGATTATTTGCAACGTATTCCGCGAGTACGGCATGGATAAAATGGAAGGCGTTAGTCTGCACGATCCCGATTTGGATCGCCTGACCGGCGTTTACCAGGATAACGGTGGAAAATATTGGGTGCTGGAACAGGAAGGCCAGGTAGTGGGGGGCGTCGGCATTGCCCCTTTGGCGGGCGGTGATGTCGGTTACTGCGAGCTGCAAAAACTGTTTTTCAAACCCAGCGTACGCGGGTTAGGCATGGCGCGTTATATGGTGGTGCAGGCGCTGAAAGCGGCGCGGGCAGCGGGGTACCGCTACTGTTATCTGGAAACCACCGAGCAGTTGAAAGAGGCGCTGGGATTGTATTATGCGCTGGGTTTTACGCTGCTGACGGAAAGACGCGGCAATACCGGCCACCACGGCTGCAATATCTACCTGCTCAAGAATCTGCAAAGCGACTGA
- a CDS encoding DUF7661 family protein, whose protein sequence is MMIFNVFGRLLGVKRAGGQWQLFRVTLPERKYARSYDIVLPDELTESEIAGYLGDIYHEAATERHPDVVRIE, encoded by the coding sequence GTGATGATTTTTAATGTGTTCGGCCGCCTGCTGGGGGTCAAACGGGCAGGGGGGCAGTGGCAGCTGTTTCGCGTGACGTTGCCGGAGCGCAAGTATGCGCGCAGTTACGACATCGTGTTGCCGGATGAATTGACCGAAAGCGAGATAGCTGGCTATCTGGGGGACATTTACCACGAAGCCGCGACGGAACGCCATCCTGACGTCGTCAGGATCGAATAA
- the bhsA gene encoding multiple stress resistance protein BhsA encodes MKNLKITIAAIALATASFGSFAADLVNAQPADLQKAGVVTVSGASDLTSLENKLAAKADEAGAKSFQIISTTGDNKLHGTAIIYN; translated from the coding sequence ATGAAAAACCTGAAAATCACCATCGCAGCCATCGCACTGGCCACCGCTTCATTCGGCAGCTTTGCCGCCGATTTGGTTAACGCTCAACCGGCAGATCTGCAAAAAGCCGGCGTAGTCACCGTCAGCGGTGCATCCGACCTGACCAGCCTGGAAAACAAACTGGCGGCCAAAGCGGATGAGGCAGGCGCTAAATCATTCCAGATCATCTCAACGACCGGCGACAACAAGCTGCACGGTACTGCGATCATCTACAATTAA
- the amyA gene encoding alpha-amylase, with translation MTKKTTLLQFFHWYYPDGGKLWQEAAERAEQIAGIGITDLWLPPAYKGASGGYSVGYDSYDLFDLGEFDQKGSRATKYGDKEALALAANRLRDNGVRVIYDVVFNHKLGADEKEQVHVYKADANNRNDINDQGFDALAYTRFTFPGRQGTYSKFIWDYKCFGGVDYVEQPDEKGVFKIANDYGDDGWNDQVGDEKGNYDYLMGADVEFRNPAVTEELKYWARWLMETLPCNGFRLDAAKHIPAWFFKEWADHVRDSAQRDLFIVAEYWSHDLAALQQYIDLVEGKVMLFDVALHLKFHQASKQGDGFDMAQIFTDTLTAADPAHSVTLVANHDTQPLQSLEAPVEPWFKPLAYALILLREQGVPCVFYPDLYGASYKDKGSDGQEYQIDMPVIPELEKLIQARQRFANGVQTDYFDDKNCVAFTRSGTADAPGCVVVLTNGAESGKAVSLGDALAHKSWRDLLGNRQDEVITDELGQATFPVNGGSVSVWVLAETL, from the coding sequence ATGACGAAAAAAACCACGTTGCTGCAGTTTTTCCATTGGTATTACCCCGATGGCGGTAAGTTATGGCAGGAAGCCGCCGAACGCGCAGAGCAAATTGCCGGGATCGGCATCACCGACCTGTGGCTTCCCCCTGCCTATAAAGGCGCTTCCGGCGGCTATTCGGTAGGTTACGACAGCTATGATCTGTTCGACCTCGGGGAGTTCGATCAAAAAGGCAGTCGCGCCACCAAATATGGTGATAAAGAGGCGTTGGCCCTTGCCGCCAACCGGCTACGCGACAACGGCGTAAGGGTCATTTACGACGTGGTGTTTAACCATAAGCTCGGCGCCGACGAAAAAGAGCAGGTGCACGTGTACAAAGCGGATGCCAACAACCGCAATGACATCAACGATCAGGGTTTTGACGCCCTGGCCTACACCCGCTTCACCTTTCCAGGGCGGCAAGGTACCTATTCCAAATTCATTTGGGACTATAAATGCTTCGGCGGAGTGGATTACGTAGAACAGCCCGATGAAAAAGGCGTTTTCAAAATCGCCAATGATTACGGCGACGACGGCTGGAACGATCAGGTCGGCGACGAGAAAGGCAACTACGATTACCTGATGGGCGCCGACGTTGAGTTTCGCAACCCCGCCGTGACGGAGGAGCTGAAATACTGGGCTCGCTGGCTGATGGAGACCCTGCCCTGCAACGGTTTCCGGCTGGACGCCGCCAAACACATCCCGGCCTGGTTCTTTAAAGAGTGGGCTGATCATGTGCGTGACAGCGCGCAGCGCGATCTGTTTATCGTCGCCGAATATTGGTCGCACGATCTGGCTGCGTTACAACAGTATATTGACCTGGTCGAGGGCAAAGTGATGCTGTTCGACGTAGCCTTGCACCTGAAGTTTCATCAGGCATCCAAGCAGGGGGACGGGTTCGATATGGCGCAGATTTTCACCGACACCCTGACCGCCGCCGATCCGGCCCATTCGGTCACGCTGGTCGCCAACCACGACACCCAGCCGCTGCAATCGCTGGAAGCTCCGGTCGAACCCTGGTTCAAACCGCTGGCCTATGCTCTGATCCTGCTGCGCGAACAAGGCGTACCCTGCGTGTTCTATCCCGATCTGTACGGTGCCAGCTATAAGGATAAAGGCAGTGACGGCCAGGAATACCAAATTGATATGCCGGTGATCCCGGAATTGGAAAAGTTGATCCAGGCGCGTCAACGCTTTGCCAACGGCGTGCAAACCGATTATTTTGATGATAAAAACTGCGTCGCTTTCACCCGCAGCGGCACCGCCGATGCCCCTGGCTGCGTGGTGGTGCTCACCAACGGAGCTGAAAGCGGCAAAGCGGTTTCGCTGGGCGATGCTCTGGCACATAAAAGCTGGCGTGATCTGCTCGGCAACCGTCAGGATGAGGTCATCACCGACGAACTGGGGCAGGCAACTTTCCCGGTTAACGGCGGCAGCGTCAGCGTTTGGGTGTTGGCGGAAACCCTGTAG
- a CDS encoding DUF4810 domain-containing protein → MITKKMGGALFAATLLAGCAAPKTLYNWDGYQTSIYQYYQQDGQSPEQQILTLKEIAEKSRAKNKAVPPGLHAQLGLLYSKTGNTGQAMTEFNTEKTLFPESAPFMNFLMAKDKGSFK, encoded by the coding sequence ATGATAACTAAAAAAATGGGTGGGGCGCTGTTCGCAGCGACCCTGCTGGCCGGCTGCGCCGCGCCAAAAACGCTCTACAACTGGGATGGCTATCAAACTTCGATTTACCAATATTACCAACAGGATGGCCAAAGCCCTGAACAACAGATTTTGACGCTAAAAGAAATTGCCGAAAAATCTCGCGCCAAGAATAAAGCCGTGCCGCCGGGCCTGCATGCACAACTGGGGTTGCTGTACAGCAAAACCGGCAATACCGGCCAGGCCATGACCGAGTTCAATACAGAGAAAACGCTGTTCCCGGAATCAGCGCCGTTTATGAATTTCCTGATGGCTAAGGATAAGGGGAGCTTTAAATGA